The following proteins are encoded in a genomic region of Tuberibacillus sp. Marseille-P3662:
- the guaC gene encoding GMP reductase gives MENVFDYEDIQLIPEKCMVNSRSECDTSVTLGGHTFKLPVVPANMQTVIDENIAISLAEKGYFYVMHRFEPEKRLAFVKDMQSRDLITSISVGVKDAEFRFIQQLSDERLTPEFITIDIAHGHANAVIEMVQHIKQHLPQSFVIAGNVGTPKAVRELEQAGADATKVGIGPGKVCTTKIKTGFGTGGWQLAALRWCAEAASQPIIADGGIRTHGDIAKSIRFGASMVMVGSLLAGHEESPGKTIEKDGKLYKEYFGSASEYQKGEKKNVEGKRMVVEHKGSLDDTLQELEQDLQSSISYAGGNTLEDLRHVGYVVVKNSIFNGDSV, from the coding sequence ATGGAAAATGTATTTGATTACGAAGATATCCAGTTGATTCCGGAAAAATGTATGGTAAATAGCCGATCTGAATGTGATACCTCAGTGACTTTGGGTGGACATACTTTTAAATTACCTGTAGTCCCTGCCAATATGCAGACGGTTATCGATGAAAACATCGCTATTTCCTTAGCAGAAAAGGGTTACTTCTATGTTATGCATCGGTTTGAACCCGAGAAGCGATTAGCTTTTGTTAAAGACATGCAATCACGCGATTTAATCACATCTATTAGTGTTGGGGTTAAAGATGCAGAGTTTCGATTCATACAACAGTTGTCAGATGAACGCCTCACACCAGAGTTCATTACGATTGATATCGCCCATGGTCATGCCAATGCCGTGATCGAGATGGTTCAACATATTAAGCAGCACTTGCCTCAAAGTTTTGTTATTGCAGGGAATGTAGGCACCCCCAAGGCCGTAAGAGAATTAGAACAGGCGGGTGCGGATGCGACAAAAGTGGGTATTGGACCTGGAAAAGTTTGCACCACTAAAATTAAAACAGGATTTGGAACAGGGGGTTGGCAATTAGCTGCATTACGTTGGTGTGCTGAGGCAGCCAGTCAACCGATTATTGCTGACGGAGGCATTCGCACTCATGGCGACATCGCTAAATCCATCCGATTTGGCGCATCAATGGTTATGGTCGGTTCTTTACTAGCTGGACATGAAGAATCTCCAGGAAAAACCATTGAGAAAGATGGTAAGCTCTATAAAGAATACTTTGGTTCGGCTTCTGAATATCAAAAAGGTGAAAAGAAAAATGTGGAGGGCAAGCGAATGGTTGTCGAGCACAAAGGTTCTTTAGATGATACTTTGCAAGAACTGGAGCAAGACCTTCAATCCTCAATTTCCTATGCGGGCGGCAATACGTTGGAAGACCTTCGTCATGTCGGCTATGTCGTCGTGAAAAATTCAATTTTTAATGGAGACAGCGTGTAA
- a CDS encoding 2-hydroxycarboxylate transporter family protein, producing the protein MTQEAEKMDQQDIDATPSESKPFWQRIKIFNIPMIWFAGITVLSLFAMYTNNLPAGMIGALLIMMVLGELLGWIGDHTPIIKSFLGGGAILAIFGAAFMVYSGLMPENTVTQITDFMKSGGFLNFYIAALITGSILGMNSKILKQAGSKFALPLLAGVLLSIFLTGMIGLLIGYGFKEAILVIAMPIMGGGMGAGAVPMSQIYSGILGNDPSYYISILVPALALGNVFAIILAGILNMVGAKFPKLTGNGQLMTGFHVEQKAITYNISEMGIGVVAALLFYVIGQILGSFIPLHPYALMIIMVAIFKLGGWLPDIVENGANQWYQFVAKNWTLALLIGIGVAYTDLGSVLNALTLEYILLVISVILGAAIGAGLLGKLVGFYPIEAAITAGLCMANMGGTGDVAVLSASKRMELMPFAQISSRLGGALILLIAGLIVPLL; encoded by the coding sequence ATGACACAGGAAGCAGAAAAGATGGACCAACAGGATATCGACGCAACACCTTCGGAATCAAAACCATTCTGGCAGCGAATCAAAATTTTTAATATACCGATGATCTGGTTTGCTGGCATCACAGTTTTATCGTTATTCGCTATGTACACAAATAATCTCCCTGCCGGAATGATCGGTGCCTTACTCATCATGATGGTATTGGGTGAACTGCTTGGATGGATCGGTGACCACACACCGATTATCAAGAGTTTTCTCGGCGGAGGAGCGATTCTTGCTATTTTTGGGGCCGCCTTCATGGTCTACTCCGGACTCATGCCTGAAAACACCGTTACACAGATTACCGACTTTATGAAATCAGGCGGATTTCTCAACTTTTACATTGCAGCCCTCATTACAGGTAGTATTTTAGGCATGAACTCGAAAATATTAAAACAGGCCGGCTCCAAGTTTGCGCTACCGCTGCTCGCAGGTGTATTGCTTTCTATATTTCTGACAGGAATGATTGGCTTATTGATAGGTTACGGATTCAAGGAAGCCATCCTCGTGATCGCCATGCCGATCATGGGCGGAGGTATGGGTGCTGGTGCTGTCCCCATGTCTCAAATATACTCTGGCATTTTAGGTAACGATCCTTCTTATTATATTTCAATATTGGTACCCGCTTTAGCTCTTGGGAATGTTTTCGCTATAATATTAGCAGGTATCCTGAACATGGTTGGGGCTAAATTTCCTAAACTGACTGGTAATGGGCAATTAATGACGGGATTCCACGTGGAGCAAAAAGCCATCACTTATAATATAAGCGAAATGGGAATTGGTGTCGTCGCGGCCTTATTATTCTATGTTATTGGCCAAATCCTCGGAAGCTTTATTCCGCTGCATCCCTATGCCCTAATGATTATTATGGTTGCCATTTTCAAGCTGGGCGGATGGCTTCCGGACATCGTAGAAAATGGCGCCAACCAATGGTATCAGTTCGTTGCTAAAAACTGGACGTTAGCATTGTTAATTGGCATTGGAGTGGCCTATACAGACTTAGGCTCTGTCCTAAATGCTCTGACATTAGAGTACATCCTTCTCGTTATCAGCGTCATACTCGGAGCAGCCATTGGAGCAGGTCTTCTTGGAAAACTCGTCGGTTTTTACCCTATTGAAGCTGCGATTACAGCCGGTTTATGCATGGCTAACATGGGTGGAACCGGTGATGTTGCCGTACTATCCGCTTCTAAACGTATGGAACTCATGCCTTTTGCCCAAATCTCTTCCCGACTTGGAGGTGCACTCATCCTCTTGATTGCCGGATTGATTGTGCCATTGTTATAG
- a CDS encoding HpcH/HpaI aldolase/citrate lyase family protein, with translation MLSRSLLFVPADQETMISKVNQLEADIILLDLEDAVAIETKPAARDLLKKHIQYWHRPVFIRINSIETTDFLDDMTFIKSLGNSNALQGFMLPKASSKEDIEKLAQHLEDAEQYNQLDKTYLILPLIESAAGVKKAHEIAVASERITRLAFGGVDFTHDIGAQDTPQEHELLYARSEIVISSRVANIKKPIDTVYTHLKDSEGFRQSSSYAKSLGFGGKLLIHPAQIEPANDVFSPTDDEISFAKELVKHAEAQAGTFQLNGKMIDRPVIEKAYQVLEDEKAINNG, from the coding sequence GTGCTAAGTCGATCTCTCTTATTTGTGCCAGCTGATCAAGAAACGATGATATCCAAAGTCAATCAGCTGGAAGCAGATATTATTCTCTTGGATCTTGAAGATGCGGTAGCCATTGAGACAAAGCCCGCCGCCAGAGATCTATTGAAAAAACATATTCAGTATTGGCATCGTCCCGTTTTCATCAGAATTAACAGCATTGAAACAACTGATTTCTTAGACGACATGACGTTTATAAAAAGTCTAGGAAACTCAAACGCATTACAAGGCTTCATGCTGCCAAAGGCGTCCTCAAAAGAGGATATTGAAAAACTAGCTCAACATCTAGAGGATGCTGAACAGTACAATCAATTGGATAAGACATACCTTATTCTCCCTTTAATTGAAAGTGCTGCTGGGGTCAAAAAGGCACATGAGATAGCAGTAGCTAGTGAACGCATCACAAGACTTGCATTTGGTGGCGTGGATTTCACACATGACATTGGGGCACAAGATACCCCTCAAGAGCATGAATTACTGTACGCGCGTTCCGAAATTGTTATCTCTTCTCGCGTTGCCAATATTAAGAAACCGATTGACACAGTTTATACTCATTTAAAAGACTCAGAGGGATTCCGCCAGAGCAGCAGCTATGCTAAGTCGCTTGGATTCGGAGGAAAGCTTTTGATCCACCCTGCTCAGATCGAACCCGCAAATGACGTGTTTTCACCAACGGATGATGAAATCAGCTTCGCAAAAGAATTGGTAAAACACGCCGAAGCTCAAGCCGGAACCTTTCAACTGAACGGAAAGATGATTGATAGGCCTGTGATCGAAAAGGCTTATCAAGTATTAGAAGATGAAAAAGCAATTAACAACGGCTAG
- a CDS encoding CaiB/BaiF CoA transferase family protein: MLPLEGIKVVSLEQAVAAPFASRQLADLGARVIKIERPKVGDFARYYDQTVNGMSSHFVWLNRSKESLTLDLKADSGKTLFTDLVKDADVVIQNLAPGAMNRLGFSHQELHDINDALIICNISGYGSYGSYVSKKAYDLLIQCEAGVLSITGTEDAPSKAGISVADIAAGMYAYSGILSSIIKRSQTGKGDVLDISMLEALGEWMGYPMYYSMYGDTEPKRTGAQHATIYPYGPFPTQSGETVFFAIQNEREWTNFCKKVLNQPDLATDDRYNSNSKRVENKEPLKLIIEQALQQRNLDEVMQDLEDNKIANAQLKNMNQFADHQQLKERERWMDVETPVGNIKSLLPPAIQNKQDMKLSPIPDIGQHTRQILGELNLTEAKIDQLKAEHII, translated from the coding sequence TTGTTACCTTTGGAAGGGATCAAAGTTGTTTCTTTGGAGCAAGCCGTAGCTGCACCATTTGCATCCAGACAACTGGCAGATCTAGGTGCAAGAGTCATAAAAATTGAACGGCCAAAAGTTGGCGATTTTGCAAGATATTATGACCAGACCGTTAATGGCATGTCCAGTCACTTTGTTTGGTTAAATCGCTCCAAAGAATCACTTACGCTGGATCTGAAAGCGGATTCAGGCAAAACCCTATTTACTGATTTGGTCAAAGATGCCGATGTCGTCATTCAAAACCTTGCCCCAGGTGCTATGAATCGCTTGGGCTTCAGCCATCAAGAACTTCATGACATCAATGACGCTCTAATCATCTGCAACATTTCTGGGTATGGCTCTTACGGATCCTACGTCAGTAAAAAAGCCTATGATTTACTGATTCAATGTGAGGCCGGCGTCTTATCCATAACCGGAACAGAGGACGCCCCCTCTAAAGCAGGCATCTCTGTCGCGGATATTGCCGCCGGAATGTATGCATACAGCGGGATTTTGAGCAGTATTATTAAACGCTCCCAAACAGGGAAAGGTGATGTCCTTGACATTTCCATGCTAGAAGCCCTCGGTGAATGGATGGGCTATCCAATGTACTATTCGATGTACGGTGATACGGAACCCAAACGTACCGGTGCACAGCATGCAACCATTTATCCCTACGGACCCTTCCCGACCCAAAGCGGAGAAACCGTCTTTTTCGCTATTCAAAATGAACGTGAATGGACGAATTTTTGTAAAAAGGTGCTGAACCAACCGGATCTTGCCACAGATGACCGCTACAATAGCAATTCCAAGCGAGTCGAAAATAAAGAGCCTTTGAAATTGATTATTGAGCAAGCCTTACAACAAAGAAATCTGGATGAAGTGATGCAAGACCTTGAAGACAACAAAATTGCTAATGCACAATTAAAAAACATGAACCAATTTGCGGATCATCAACAACTTAAAGAGCGAGAAAGATGGATGGACGTCGAGACACCCGTCGGCAATATCAAATCATTACTACCGCCGGCTATTCAAAACAAACAGGACATGAAGCTCTCACCCATTCCTGACATAGGACAACACACGCGTCAAATACTCGGTGAACTAAACCTAACAGAAGCAAAAATCGATCAATTAAAAGCGGAACACATCATTTAG
- a CDS encoding GntR family transcriptional regulator gives MQKIKRVSAKEQVLSSLRMSIFNGDLQPNQEITQEEIANLLGVSRMPVRDAFQILDREGIIQIHDTRRVTVIGLTKADVIDHYNIRAFLEGMAAEKACEHPEFFADLKNIHEQIVKIAEEETNNGYDYVSLNEAFHKTIWEASKSARLYALLSDLWNGLQPQFPEFVNFQVETSVIEHEHMLQAILNQDTNRAREQAQNHVKRTKGDFLAHFHLNENNNE, from the coding sequence ATGCAGAAAATTAAGCGAGTATCAGCGAAAGAACAGGTTCTAAGTTCCTTACGTATGTCTATTTTCAATGGTGATTTACAGCCCAATCAGGAGATTACACAAGAGGAAATTGCAAATCTGCTTGGCGTTTCACGGATGCCGGTCCGGGATGCTTTTCAAATATTGGATAGAGAGGGAATCATTCAAATTCATGATACCCGGCGAGTAACTGTGATTGGATTAACGAAAGCGGATGTTATAGATCACTATAATATTCGCGCTTTTCTGGAGGGAATGGCAGCAGAGAAGGCATGTGAGCATCCCGAATTTTTCGCTGACTTGAAAAATATTCATGAACAGATTGTTAAGATAGCGGAAGAAGAAACTAATAATGGCTATGATTATGTTTCACTCAATGAGGCTTTTCACAAAACGATATGGGAAGCTTCAAAAAGCGCGAGATTGTATGCGCTCCTTTCAGACTTATGGAATGGCCTACAGCCCCAGTTCCCTGAGTTTGTGAATTTTCAAGTTGAAACATCAGTCATAGAGCATGAGCATATGTTGCAGGCGATTTTAAATCAGGATACAAATCGTGCTCGCGAACAGGCTCAAAATCATGTGAAGCGAACGAAAGGTGATTTTTTGGCTCATTTTCATCTAAATGAAAACAACAATGAGTAA
- a CDS encoding BCCT family transporter, with protein MKNVTIVFWNALAICVAVVIWGVIAPDQLESVTANVTSYFSTTFGWYYLLIIMIMLVFCVYLIFSRFGKIKLGKEDDEPSFSLPSWFAMLFSAGMGVGLVFWTTAEPVSHAFKSTPGAEPGSDQAIKESLRYAFFHWGVHAWAVYGIVALVLAYFKFHRGSPGLISATLEPLLGEKRMRGPLGKSIDTLAVFATVIGVASTLGFGSAQLNGGLSFLFGIPANFGVQFSILVISTILFIGSAWTGVGKGIKYLSNINMGIAIVLLLLLLIVGPTLYILNMFTSTLGGYMTHFFDMSFHLAPQDQENRDWVNKWTLFYWAWWISWAPFVGIFIARISKGRTVKEFMLGVLAVPSLLCFIFFAVFGASALYLEQNGIATISDFPVETATFGMLQNFPLGDLMSFITILVVAIFFITSADSATFVLGMLSTSGSLNPSNSVKSVWGLTQSALAAIIVYFGGTQGLQNVLIIAALPFSIVILLMGLSFYKVTNKQLTSRREGKSTGKVDHTLVESDQANTG; from the coding sequence GTGAAAAACGTAACGATTGTATTTTGGAATGCTCTCGCTATTTGTGTGGCGGTAGTTATCTGGGGTGTCATTGCACCTGATCAACTTGAGTCTGTAACGGCAAATGTAACCTCCTATTTTTCTACGACGTTTGGCTGGTATTATTTGTTGATTATCATGATCATGCTAGTCTTCTGTGTCTATTTGATATTTTCACGATTTGGCAAGATTAAATTAGGAAAAGAAGATGATGAACCCTCTTTCAGTTTGCCTTCTTGGTTTGCCATGCTGTTTAGTGCAGGTATGGGTGTGGGGTTGGTTTTCTGGACGACAGCGGAGCCTGTTTCCCATGCATTTAAAAGCACGCCGGGTGCAGAACCTGGATCAGATCAAGCCATTAAGGAGTCACTTAGATACGCTTTTTTTCATTGGGGTGTGCATGCATGGGCTGTTTATGGGATCGTTGCCCTGGTCCTCGCGTATTTCAAGTTTCATAGGGGTTCACCAGGGTTAATTAGCGCGACACTTGAACCCTTATTAGGGGAAAAAAGAATGCGCGGTCCGCTTGGCAAATCAATTGATACACTGGCTGTTTTTGCTACGGTCATTGGTGTCGCTTCAACCCTTGGATTTGGCTCCGCCCAGCTGAACGGTGGTTTGTCATTTTTGTTTGGTATTCCAGCGAATTTTGGTGTTCAATTTTCTATCTTGGTTATCTCCACTATTTTATTTATTGGTTCGGCATGGACAGGTGTTGGTAAAGGCATCAAGTACTTAAGCAATATCAATATGGGAATTGCTATTGTTCTCTTACTCCTTCTATTAATTGTAGGACCAACGTTATATATATTAAATATGTTCACGAGTACACTTGGTGGTTATATGACTCACTTTTTCGATATGAGTTTTCATTTAGCACCGCAAGACCAAGAGAATCGGGATTGGGTTAACAAATGGACCCTATTTTATTGGGCATGGTGGATTTCCTGGGCACCTTTTGTCGGAATCTTCATTGCAAGAATCTCAAAAGGGCGTACAGTTAAGGAATTCATGCTGGGAGTATTGGCTGTTCCGTCGTTATTATGCTTTATCTTTTTTGCTGTATTTGGCGCTTCCGCCCTTTATCTTGAGCAAAATGGTATTGCAACCATCTCTGATTTCCCTGTAGAAACTGCAACCTTTGGGATGCTCCAGAATTTTCCGCTTGGTGATTTAATGTCTTTTATAACCATTTTGGTTGTGGCCATCTTCTTTATTACATCTGCGGACTCTGCAACCTTTGTTCTAGGGATGTTGAGCACTTCAGGTTCCCTGAATCCTTCTAATTCAGTTAAAAGCGTTTGGGGTCTGACGCAATCAGCACTGGCTGCTATTATTGTTTATTTTGGAGGAACCCAAGGACTGCAGAACGTTCTTATTATTGCTGCATTGCCTTTCTCTATCGTTATTTTATTAATGGGACTGTCCTTCTACAAAGTGACAAACAAACAACTGACATCAAGGAGAGAAGGAAAGTCGACAGGCAAAGTGGACCATACGTTAGTAGAAAGCGATCAAGCTAATACAGGATGA
- a CDS encoding RNA polymerase sigma factor produces the protein MTEEQLIELAKEGDLDAYDDLMRTYYPIVERFSFQLGNSMDTVDDITQEVFLRVYRNLHQYSYGKFSTWLYKITLNVTKDAHRKRKSVREKIKMLKRQPKSPELSTEASILHNERDRELHRIIQQLDDKYKVPIVLFYFQEKGQEEIAAILKLPVNTVKTRISRGKSQLKSIWEGGDGK, from the coding sequence ATGACAGAGGAACAATTGATTGAACTTGCCAAAGAAGGGGACCTTGATGCTTATGATGATTTAATGAGAACTTATTATCCAATCGTAGAACGGTTTAGCTTTCAACTGGGGAATTCGATGGATACTGTTGACGATATCACACAAGAGGTATTTTTACGGGTGTATCGGAACCTTCATCAATATTCTTATGGCAAGTTTTCCACGTGGCTTTATAAAATCACATTAAATGTAACGAAGGATGCACACAGAAAGCGAAAAAGTGTCCGGGAAAAAATAAAGATGTTGAAACGCCAACCCAAGTCTCCGGAATTATCCACGGAAGCGTCCATTTTACACAATGAAAGAGACAGGGAATTGCACAGGATCATTCAACAGTTGGATGACAAGTACAAGGTCCCGATTGTGTTGTTTTATTTTCAGGAAAAAGGACAGGAGGAGATCGCGGCAATCCTGAAGCTTCCAGTGAATACAGTCAAAACCCGTATATCACGGGGGAAATCGCAGTTGAAAAGCATCTGGGAAGGAGGGGACGGAAAATGA
- a CDS encoding DUF2294 domain-containing protein, producing the protein MSSITSPIYQTEQNFANLVRTYRKKHVGKGPEKIKVTFHSNWAIAYMSGSLSPVERFITRHKSGEDMVWQARTQMIKELYDQNPPTEMEELVGAKFEKLFTDIHMEDDEVISIFVFDRPIDQQAELHTS; encoded by the coding sequence GTGAGCAGCATCACATCACCTATCTATCAAACTGAACAAAACTTTGCTAACTTAGTTCGAACATATCGAAAAAAACATGTTGGAAAAGGACCTGAGAAAATCAAAGTCACGTTTCATAGCAATTGGGCCATCGCTTATATGAGTGGAAGTCTAAGTCCTGTGGAACGTTTTATCACGCGTCATAAAAGTGGAGAAGACATGGTTTGGCAGGCACGAACCCAAATGATCAAAGAACTGTACGACCAAAATCCTCCCACTGAAATGGAAGAACTCGTTGGAGCCAAATTCGAAAAATTGTTTACTGATATTCATATGGAAGATGATGAAGTTATTTCAATTTTTGTCTTTGACCGGCCTATTGATCAACAAGCAGAACTTCATACATCATAA
- a CDS encoding NAD-dependent formate dehydrogenase, with protein MKIVALFPETQKDNNNQLLSTEKALGLRPFLEEKGHELVIISDTESQLEPHLKDMSVIISSPFFPAYVNEDLIQKAPQLQLAITAGVGSDHVDLDAAINHNISVVEVTGSNVVSVAEHAVMDILILLRNFLEGHRQAVEGEWNLPKVGNHAHDLEGKTVGIFGFGRIGQLVAQRLQPFDVKLQHHDPLHEEQLHGSQSVSFEELVETSDILTIHAPLTKQTEHLFNRELLNKMKRGAYLVNTARGKIVDRDALKEVLESDHLAGYAGDVWYPQPAPSDHPWRTMPKQGMTIHYSGMTLEAQARIEEGVKDILTRFFENRPMQPKDVIVEGGQIASSSYRVK; from the coding sequence ATGAAGATTGTCGCTTTATTTCCGGAAACGCAAAAAGATAATAATAACCAACTCTTAAGCACTGAAAAGGCACTGGGACTACGTCCATTCTTAGAGGAAAAAGGTCACGAACTTGTTATTATAAGTGATACCGAATCACAATTGGAACCTCATCTTAAGGATATGTCAGTCATTATTAGTTCACCGTTCTTTCCTGCCTATGTCAATGAGGACTTGATTCAAAAAGCGCCTCAACTTCAATTAGCGATTACAGCGGGTGTCGGTTCTGACCATGTTGATTTAGATGCTGCGATTAATCATAATATTTCTGTTGTTGAAGTAACGGGAAGTAATGTTGTCAGTGTCGCAGAACATGCCGTTATGGATATTTTAATTTTACTTCGCAATTTCTTAGAAGGTCACCGACAAGCGGTCGAAGGAGAGTGGAACTTACCTAAAGTCGGTAATCATGCCCATGATTTAGAAGGGAAGACCGTCGGTATATTTGGATTTGGACGTATTGGCCAACTTGTCGCGCAACGTCTACAACCCTTCGATGTTAAACTTCAGCATCATGACCCTCTTCATGAAGAACAATTACATGGCTCACAATCTGTATCATTCGAGGAGTTGGTGGAAACAAGTGATATCCTCACCATCCATGCGCCATTAACAAAGCAAACGGAACATTTATTCAATAGGGAGTTATTGAATAAAATGAAGAGAGGCGCCTATCTTGTTAATACCGCTCGAGGCAAAATTGTTGATCGAGATGCCTTAAAAGAAGTTCTAGAATCCGATCATTTGGCAGGCTATGCCGGTGACGTTTGGTATCCACAACCAGCACCAAGTGATCATCCTTGGCGAACAATGCCTAAGCAAGGCATGACCATCCACTATTCGGGAATGACACTTGAAGCACAAGCCCGTATTGAGGAAGGTGTCAAAGACATTCTGACGCGCTTTTTTGAAAACCGCCCAATGCAACCGAAAGACGTTATTGTTGAGGGTGGCCAAATCGCCAGCTCAAGCTATCGCGTGAAATAA
- the tenA gene encoding thiaminase II, producing the protein MSFSETLREATRESWEMSLHHPFVLGIVHGDLPLDTFRYFILQDIYYLKHFGKVHAMAAAQAKDSHITSFLMEKAKLTAEAELTVHQEHADILNITEDDIAQFKPAPTAYGYTSHLYRAALSGSLSQTIAALLPCYWLYADIGRTYQAATPQEPLYQNWITMYASDWFQTSTQEQIELLDRLAQEVSDQERDNMKEQFVIAKEYELAFWEMAYTQETWPSNQASIRNATGKTRT; encoded by the coding sequence ATGTCATTTTCAGAAACACTACGTGAGGCGACGAGAGAAAGTTGGGAGATGAGTCTGCACCATCCGTTTGTATTAGGTATCGTTCACGGAGATTTACCTCTGGATACTTTTAGGTATTTTATTCTCCAAGATATCTATTATTTGAAACACTTTGGAAAAGTGCATGCCATGGCAGCCGCGCAAGCAAAGGATTCCCACATCACGTCATTTCTGATGGAAAAAGCCAAGCTGACAGCAGAGGCAGAGCTAACCGTTCATCAAGAACACGCCGACATTCTCAATATTACTGAAGACGACATAGCTCAGTTCAAACCCGCACCAACAGCGTATGGATACACGTCACACTTGTACCGTGCCGCTCTCTCCGGAAGTCTTAGTCAGACCATCGCAGCCCTTCTCCCTTGTTATTGGTTGTATGCCGACATTGGCCGCACATATCAAGCAGCTACACCGCAGGAACCCCTTTATCAAAACTGGATCACAATGTATGCCAGCGATTGGTTCCAGACTTCAACTCAAGAGCAAATTGAGCTCTTAGATCGATTGGCTCAGGAAGTCAGTGATCAAGAACGCGACAACATGAAAGAACAGTTTGTCATCGCCAAAGAATATGAACTCGCCTTCTGGGAAATGGCCTATACACAAGAAACGTGGCCATCCAATCAAGCTTCGATTCGCAATGCTACGGGTAAAACAAGAACTTGA
- a CDS encoding SurA N-terminal domain-containing protein, with protein sequence MAMKRRLSILAFVMILALALSACGGDESNKEGSDGNDTEAQADGQSQESGQGSEVKGQVAKGKTVATVNGEKIKGSEFNTVLQAVQQQSQKTGQKVDVEQAKNQAVQSLVGQELILQDAKAKGYEASEEDINNRIEKTKSQFESDEQFKKVMKQQGLTMEKYKNQLSEQLTVEQYTEKEIDTEKVTDKEAKDYYDKYSKDAEDAPKYEKVKSQIKQGLQEQRKQKARAEIVKDLKKDGDVEVNI encoded by the coding sequence ATGGCTATGAAACGTCGATTATCAATTCTTGCCTTTGTGATGATTCTTGCTTTGGCGCTTTCTGCTTGCGGCGGCGATGAATCTAACAAAGAGGGAAGCGACGGTAATGATACTGAGGCACAGGCAGATGGACAATCTCAAGAAAGTGGCCAGGGAAGCGAAGTCAAAGGTCAAGTGGCTAAAGGTAAAACAGTGGCAACCGTCAATGGGGAAAAAATAAAAGGCTCTGAGTTTAACACTGTTCTTCAGGCTGTTCAGCAGCAGTCACAAAAGACCGGACAAAAAGTTGACGTAGAACAAGCCAAAAACCAAGCGGTTCAAAGTTTAGTCGGACAAGAGCTCATTCTTCAAGATGCAAAAGCGAAAGGATATGAAGCTTCTGAGGAAGACATTAATAACCGCATTGAGAAAACAAAATCGCAGTTTGAAAGTGACGAACAATTCAAGAAAGTTATGAAACAACAAGGCTTGACAATGGAGAAATATAAAAATCAACTATCCGAACAGTTAACAGTCGAACAGTATACTGAAAAAGAAATTGATACCGAAAAAGTAACGGACAAAGAAGCGAAAGATTACTATGACAAGTATAGCAAAGACGCCGAAGATGCTCCAAAGTACGAAAAGGTTAAATCGCAAATTAAACAAGGTCTTCAAGAACAAAGGAAGCAAAAGGCAAGAGCTGAAATCGTTAAAGATCTGAAAAAAGACGGCGACGTCGAAGTTAACATTTAA